GCCAAACAGCTGCAGCGGCGTGTGGGGCGCGTAATGGTATGGCAGCAGGCCGGGGCTGGCGGCGGGGCGGACCGTCTCGGGGGCGGTGCGCAGACGGGCGGCGGGCACCACGGCCTGCAGCATTTCCAGCGAAATAACGCCGGGCCGGTAGAGCACGGGCTCGCCGGCCGGCCCAAACCCCACCACCGTGCTTTCGATGCCGGCCTCGCAGGGCCCGCCATCGAGCACGTAGGGAATGCGGCCGCCGAGCTGGCTCAGCACGTGCGCGGGCCGGGTGGGGCTGATGTAGCCGAACGGATTGGCCGAGGGCGCGGCCAGCGGGAAATCAAGCCGTTGCAGCAGGTCCAACGCCACGGGGTGGGCCGGGATGCGCACCGCCACGTCGGGCAGCCCGGCCGTGACAAGGCCGGGCACCGTGGCCGGGTCGCGGGGCAGCAGCAGCGTGAGGGGCCCCGGGCTAAACGCCGCCAGCAACTGGTGTGCCGCCGCGGGCACGGCCGCCATGCGCACGTAGCCGGCCAGTTGCGCCACGCTGCCAAAGTGCAGAATGAGCGGGTTGGTGAGGGGCCGGCCCTTCACGGCGAAAATGCGGCGCAGGCTGTCTTCGCGCAGGCCGTGGCCAGCCAGCCCATACACGGTTTCGGTGGGAATGGCCACCAGCTCGCCCGCGCGCAGCAAGGCCGCGGCGTGGGCCACATCCGGGCCAATGGAAGTTGTCATGGCAAGTGGTGAGGCGTCGGAGGAGTAGAGCATACGGCTTCAAAAATAGTTTAGCCCGCTGGCGAACGCCAGCGCAGGCAAAGAAGGGACAGTCGGCGGGTGTTTTCGCTGGGCCAGGGCGGATGGTGCCCGTGGCCAACGACTTCGGGGCGAAGAAACAAGTAAACCTACCATCTTTGGCAGTACTATCTTTGCCCTGTCCGTATGCCCCCCCAGCTCCGCCTCGACCTCAACGAAAAACTCTACCTGCGCGACCCGCAGGCCACCGCTCTGGGCCGCCAGCTGGTGGCCCAGAGCGTGCTGCTGATTGACGAAATCGGGTTTGAGCAA
This DNA window, taken from Hymenobacter sp. 5317J-9, encodes the following:
- a CDS encoding L-threonylcarbamoyladenylate synthase produces the protein MTTSIGPDVAHAAALLRAGELVAIPTETVYGLAGHGLREDSLRRIFAVKGRPLTNPLILHFGSVAQLAGYVRMAAVPAAAHQLLAAFSPGPLTLLLPRDPATVPGLVTAGLPDVAVRIPAHPVALDLLQRLDFPLAAPSANPFGYISPTRPAHVLSQLGGRIPYVLDGGPCEAGIESTVVGFGPAGEPVLYRPGVISLEMLQAVVPAARLRTAPETVRPAASPGLLPYHYAPHTPLQLFGPGLAGLPPFAAATTGALTLREPLPGLPAAQQVVLSPGRGDLAEAAHGLYAALHHLDALGLRLLLAERLPATRLGLALNERLEKAAARR